A window of the Cucurbita pepo subsp. pepo cultivar mu-cu-16 chromosome LG01, ASM280686v2, whole genome shotgun sequence genome harbors these coding sequences:
- the LOC111808222 gene encoding probable signal peptidase complex subunit 1, whose protein sequence is MDWQGQKLAEQMMQIMLVAFAVVAFLTGYVMESFRMMMLVYAGGVVLTTLITVPNWPFFNRHPLKWLDPSVAEKYPKPQPQEPVVLKKKPTKK, encoded by the coding sequence ATGGATTGGCAAGGGCAAAAGCTAGCGGAGCAGATGATGCAGATTATGTTGGTTGCTTTTGCGGTGGTGGCCTTTTTGACAGGCTATGTTATGGAATCGTTTCGGATGATGATGTTGGTTTATGCTGGCGGTGTGGTTCTTACCACACTAATCACTGTTCCGAATTGGCCTTTCTTTAATCGCCACCCCCTCAAATGGCTGGATCCTAGCGTGGCTGAAAAATACCCTAAGCCGCAGCCGCAAGAGCCGGTggttttgaagaagaaaccgaCGAAGAAGTAG
- the LOC111801444 gene encoding mannosyl-oligosaccharide glucosidase GCS1, whose amino-acid sequence MTGHSRRNPRSRIKSSSAVDGDGDGAVRQAPDISRRHRDRNTLRPSIRIFDVNLKVLVGFSFVAFFVILYLIRSLIVVGDHRTPRVITPFPAPKVIDLHQFQGEHKESLYWGTYRPQLYLGIRARTPLSLLAGLMWIGVQNGRYVMRHVCQGSDELSTYGWTHHNARDFGHQVLVDHDMTLTTSFLKTKESGSGYGGDWAVRIEVNSKKSEEAKELLKTGHLFFYLADEDGNALSLSRDAMNIPETSLLASGSRRDIGNWQLHLESRDDVQVHFSGFRTGHFHNLSELVQDNLGAQARKFGRLQLSDTSDDSSNILVFQISGRIPFRTDLAFISGTDFPSSREEERVNSLTGSSLTDRLKEKELEFDTRFEECFGLGNKFDLESTTVGKAAVANLLGGIGYFYGQSKIALPDPSHPESRDSFLYYWPAELYTAVPCRPVFPRGFLWDEGFHQLLIWRWDIHVSLDILGHWLDLMNIDGWIPREQILGAEAVSKVPEEFIPQYPSNANPPALFLVLRELVHGLKKNAFTTTESSEISSFLERAFVRLEAWFQWFNTTQPGKEASSYYWHGRDSSTIRELNPKTLMSGLDDYPRASHPTDDERHVDLRCWMLLAADCMHSISELIVKGKEVGMVYSLAAKTLSDFELLNQMHFDDAHGTYLDFGNHTEKVRLSWKEVMVEQGYTTRQLIREVSGTPRLRMVPHIGYVSLFPLMGRIIPPESWILEKQLDLISNRSVFWTNYGLRSLSKTSSLYMKYNTEHDAPYWRGTIWMNMNYLILSALNHYATEDGPYRERAKDIRDKLRSNLIRNVVGNYHKTGFVWEQYNQKTGKGKGAHPFTGWTSLVLLIMAEAYTES is encoded by the exons ATGACTGGACATAGTCGACGGAATCCTCGAAGCCGAATTAAATCGTCCTCCGCCGTTGACGGCGATGGCGACGGCGCTGTTCGTCAAGCTCCGGATATTTCCAGACGCCACAGAGATAGAAATACATTGCGTCCTTCGATTCGCATTTTCGATGTTAATCTCAAGGTCTTGGTAGGTTTTAGCTTCGTCGCATTCTTCGTCATCTTGTATTTGATCAGAAGCCTGATAGTAGTTGGAGATCATCGCACTCCTAGGGTTATTACGCCATTTCCTGCTCCAAAGGTTATCGACCTTCATCAG TTTCAAGGTGAACATAAAGAGAGCTTGTATTGGGGAACTTATCGACCTCAGCTTTATCTTGGAATACGAGCGAG GACTCCACTTTCATTGCTTGCTGGCTTGATGTGGATAGGTGTTCAGAATGGAAGATATGTCATGAGGCATGTGTGCCAAGGTTCCGATGAACTAAGCACATATGGCTGGACACATCATAATGCACGTGATTTTGGGCATCAAGTTCTTGTTGACCACGATATGACTTTGACAACAAGTTTTCTGAAAACAAAGGAGAGTGGTAGTGGCTATGGTGGAGATTGGGCTGTTCGCATTGAAGTTAATAGCAAAAA ATCTGAGGAGGCCAAGGAATTGTTGAAAACTGGACATCTTTTTTTCTACTTGGCAGATGAAGATGGAAATGCTTTAAGTTTGAGTAGAGATGCCATGAACATTCCTGAGACTTCACTCCTAGCATCAGGTTCACGAAGAGATATAGGAAATTGGCAGTTACATTTAGAATCTAGG GATGATGTGCAAGTCCATTTTAGTGGTTTTAGGACCGGGCATTTTCACAATTTATCTGAACTTGTCCAGGATAATCTTGGTGCACAA GCAAGAAAATTTGGTCGACTGCAGCTCTCTGACACATCTGATGactcttcaaatattttagttttccaG aTCTCCGGAAGAATTCCATTTAGAACAGATTTGGCTTTCATCTCCGGAACTGATTTCCCAAGTTCTAGAGAAGAGGAACGTGTGAACAGTCTTACAG GTTCATCATTAACTGATCGATTAAAGGAGAAAGAGTTAGAATTTGATACAAGATTTGAGGAGTGCTTTGGTTTGGGGAACAag TTTGATTTAGAATCCACAACTGTTGGTAAGGCTGCCGTTGCAAACTTATTAGGTGGCATTGGTTATTTCTACGGCCAGTCAAAAATTGCACTCCCAGATCCCTCCCAT CCCGAAAGTCGTGAtagttttctttattattggCCTGCTGAGCTTTACACTGCTGTTCCATGCCGTCCTGTATTTCCTAGGGGATTTTTGTGGGATGAAGGCTTTCATCAGCTGCTGATCTG GCGATGGGATATTCATGTTAGCTTAGATATTCTTGGTCACTGGTTGGATCTAATGAATATCGATGGATGGATTCCACGTGAACAAATATTAGGGGCCGAAGCTGTCAG TAAGGTCCCGGAAGAATTTATTCCTCAGTATCCAAGCAATGCAAACCCACCAGCACTATTTCTAGTCTTGCGTG AATTGGTTCATGGCCTaaagaaaaatgcatttaCAACGACAGAAAGCTCTGAGATCTCTTCATTCTTAGAGCGAGCTTTTGTCCGCTTAGAAGCTTGGTTCCAGTGGTTCAATACTACACAGCCAG GGAAAGAGGCAAGCAGCTATTACTGGCATGGAAGAGACAGCTCTACAATTCGTGAACTTAACCCTAAG ACATTGATGTCTGGGTTGGATGATTATCCTCGTGCTTCACACCCAACTGATGATGAGCGTCATGTGGACCTCCGATGCTGGATGCTTCTTGCTGCAGATTGCATGCATTCTATCTCGGAGCTAATCGTGAAAGGAAAGGAAGTTGGAATG GTTTATAGTTTAGCAGCAAAAACTCTGTCGGATTTTGAGCTTCTGAATCAG ATGCACTTCGATGATGCCCATGGAacttatttagattttggaAATCACACTGAAAAG GTTCGTTTAAGTTGGAAAGAGGTGATGGTAGAGCAGGGATATACAACCCGACAACTAATTCGGGAAGTATCGGGAACGCCACGACTGAGAATGGTTCCTCATATCGGTTACGTCAGTCTTTTTCCACTCATGGGGAGAATCATTCCACCT GAATCCTGGATTCTTGAAAAGCAACTTGATCTTATTTCAAATCGAAGCGTATTCTGGACAAATTATGGACTCCGTTCCCTATCTAAGACGAG CTCATTATACATGAAGTACAATACAGAGCATGATGCACCATATTGGAGAGGTACAATTTGGATGAACATGAATTACTTGATTCTTTCAGCACTCAACCACTATGCCACAG AGGATGGTCCGTATAGAGAAAGAGCCAAAGATATTCGTGACAAGTTGAGAAGCAATTTAATTAG AAATGTGGTTGGCAATTATCACAAGACTGGATTCGTCTGGGAACAGTATAACCAGAAAACGGGCAAGGGAAAAGGCGCACACCCATTTACTGGTTGGACATCTCTGGTGCTCTTAATCATGGCAGAAGCTTATACAGAAAGTTAA
- the LOC111779397 gene encoding nuclear pore complex protein NUP54-like, whose amino-acid sequence MFGAQQSSSAFGTPQSTPAFGTLRSTPAFGTLRSTPAFGTPQSTPAFGTPQSTPAFGTPASTPAFGTPSASPAFGNLSTPAFGTPSTSSFATGFGSSLFSTPFSSQPLQQQQQQQQSPLFQQRGATGFGFQTPFAAPQSSPFPNAQLITQMAPVAPLPFCLADRDIQAIVEAYKDDAGNPKYAFKHLLFSVTDPQYRAKPAGVSDTMWAEAMAKLEGMESADRERLWPQLVQGFKDLSQRLKIQDEVILADAERLRMTQSNVKMLQRHFLADTLPWVQRLKQKEQGLQRRLLRVMRIVEALESKGCRVPVMKGEAELAEKLSLITRQFKESGAELSRRVQNLLMITRGQPNGSGAGNSIYLQGSAKIHEQSLADMQEVLQQQTEAIARLGTVLKRDVRDMEIIMAEDNEMTDDPS is encoded by the exons ATGTTCGGAGCTCAACAGTCCTCCTCCGCCTTCGGCACTCCACAATCAACTCCGGCCTTTGGCACTTTGCGATCAACTCCGGCCTTTGGCACTTTGCGATCAACTCCGGCCTTTGGCACTCCGCAGTCAACTCCGGCATTTGGCACTCCACAATCGACTCCAGCATTTGGCACGCCGGCGTCCACTCCTGCCTTCGGAACTCCATCGGCATCTCCCGCATTTGGAAACCTTTCAACTCCTGCCTTCGGAACTCCATCTACATCGTCTTTTGCCACCGGCTTCGGTTCGTCTCTCTTCTCCACTCCATTCTCTTCTCAGCCTTTacaacagcaacagcagcagcagcaatcGCCGCTGTTTCAGCAGCGAGGCGCCACAGGATTCGGTTTCCAGACTCCGTTTGCAGCGCCTCAGTCCAGTCCATTTCCAAATGCTCAACTGATCACTCAGATGGCGCCGGTGGCACCGCTTCCTTTCTGCCTGGCTGATCGAGATATTCAA GCAATTGTTGAGGCATACAAGGACGACGCAGGAAACCCTAAGTATGCTTTCAAG CATTTGTTGTTCAGTGTAACTGATCCTCAATATAGGGCGAAGCCTGCAGGTGTATCGGAT ACAATGTGGGCTGAGGCAATGGCAAAACTAGAAGGCATGGAAAGTGCGGATAGAGAGCGATTGTGGCCACAGCTTGTTCAAGGATTTAAGGATTTATCTCAGCGCTTGAAG ATTCAAGATGAAGTCATTCTCGCTGATGCTGAGAGGCTGCGGATGACCCAAAGCAATGTCAAAATG CTTCAGAGGCACTTTCTTGCTGATACTCTACCATGGGTTCAAAGATTGAAACAGAAGGAGCAAGGTCTTCAAAGGCGTCTTTTGAGA GTCATGAGAATTGTGGAGGCACTAGAAAGTAAGGGTTGCCGAGTGCCTGTAATGAAAGGAGAGGCTGAATTGGCAGAGAAGTTAAGTTTGATAACGAGGCAG TTCAAAGAATCTGGGGCAGAGCTTTCAAGAAGGGTGCAAAATTTGCTTATGATTACTCGTGGCCAACCAAATGGCTCTGGTGCTGGTAATTCCATCTATCTTCAAGGATCTGCAAAAATACACGAACAGAGTCTTGCTGATATGCAGGAG GTTTTGCAGCAGCAGACGGAGGCCATTGCTAGACTTGGAACTGTGTTGAAGCGAGACGTTAGAGACATGGAAATCATAATGGCTGAAGACAACGAGATGACAGATGATCCGAGTTAA
- the LOC111808213 gene encoding 60S ribosomal protein L17-2-like: MVKYSREPDNHTESCKARGSDLRVHFKNTRETAHALRKLPLAKAKRYLEDVLAHKQAIPFRRFCGGVGRTAQAKNRHSNGQGRWPVKSAKFILDLLRNAESNAEVKGLDVDSLIISHIQVNQAQKQRRRTYRAHGRINPYMSSPCHIELILSEKKEPVKKEPETQLATSKSKKSQALRSGASS, encoded by the exons ATG GTTAAGTACTCAAGGGAGCCGGACAACCACACTGAGT CTTGCAAAGCACGAGGCTCCGATCTCAGGGTCCATTTCAAG AATACACGAGAGACTGCACATGCCCTCAGAAAGTTGCCCTTGGCCAAGGCAAAAAGGTACTTGGAGGATGTTCTCGCCCACAAGCAGGCTATTCCGTTCCGACGTTTCTGTGGAGGTGTCGGACGAACTGCACAGGCAAAAAATAGGCATTCAAATggacaaggacgctggcctgTTAAATCTGCAAAATTTATTCTAGATCTTCTTAGGAATGCTGAGAGTAACGCTGAA GTGAAAGGACTGGACGTTGATTCTCTCATCATATCCCACATTCAGGTGAACCAAGCACAGAAGCAAAGGCGTCGCACATACCGAGCTCACGGAAGAATTAACC CCTATATGTCATCTCCATGCCACATTGAGCTTATTTtatcagaaaagaaagagccCGTCAAGAAAGAG CCTGAGACCCAGTTGGCAACGAGTAAATCCAAAAAATCCCAAGCTCTCCGCAGTGGTGCTTCATCTTGA